A region of Asticcacaulis excentricus DNA encodes the following proteins:
- a CDS encoding sodium-dependent bicarbonate transport family permease, which yields MTTFVSLSQNFLTAPVLFFVLGAAAGIVRSNLHFPKGVVQFLSIYLMMSIGLKGGIAVSGTGTLTTALLILIGCGLVYGLLQPVIGYWLLKFTTPLDRPTRAAVSAHYGSISVVTFAAAVSWLDSRHLPYAGVVVAIVALMEAPAIVSGLMLARENNKNHSPLHILSETLTNGAVFLLLGAFIIGALIGPQQAEKLKGFVFEPFQGLLCLFLLEMGLTVSRNLKQLSKFTLPLLAFGIYMPLIGAALGIVTGKVLGLDHGTAYLFTVLCASASYIAVPAAMRTALPEADPAVYVPLSIGVTFPFNILIGLPLYGWLLTAA from the coding sequence ATGACAACGTTTGTTTCTCTCTCGCAAAACTTCCTCACCGCACCGGTCCTTTTTTTCGTTCTGGGGGCGGCGGCTGGCATTGTGCGGTCGAACCTGCACTTCCCGAAGGGCGTCGTGCAGTTTTTATCCATCTATCTGATGATGTCGATTGGCCTGAAGGGGGGGATTGCCGTGTCAGGGACCGGGACCCTGACGACGGCCCTGCTGATCCTGATCGGTTGTGGTCTGGTGTACGGACTGCTGCAACCGGTTATTGGCTACTGGCTGTTGAAATTCACCACCCCGCTGGATCGCCCGACCCGCGCCGCGGTCAGCGCCCATTACGGCTCAATCAGCGTCGTGACCTTCGCCGCCGCCGTGAGTTGGCTTGATTCGCGGCATCTGCCCTATGCCGGTGTCGTGGTGGCCATTGTCGCCCTGATGGAGGCCCCGGCCATTGTGTCCGGCCTGATGCTGGCGCGTGAAAACAATAAAAACCATTCGCCCTTACACATTCTGTCTGAGACCCTGACCAATGGTGCCGTCTTTCTGCTTCTGGGGGCCTTCATCATCGGCGCGCTGATCGGACCGCAGCAGGCCGAAAAGCTGAAAGGCTTTGTCTTTGAGCCGTTTCAGGGGCTGTTGTGTCTCTTCCTGCTGGAAATGGGGCTGACGGTCAGCCGCAATCTGAAGCAGCTTTCAAAGTTCACCCTGCCGCTTCTGGCCTTTGGTATCTACATGCCTCTGATCGGAGCCGCACTGGGGATCGTGACGGGCAAGGTGCTGGGTCTGGATCACGGCACGGCCTATCTGTTCACGGTGCTGTGTGCCTCGGCCTCCTACATCGCCGTCCCGGCGGCCATGCGCACGGCCCTCCCGGAGGCCGACCCGGCGGTCTATGTGCCCCTCAGCATTGGCGTGACCTTTCCGTTCAACATCCTGATCGGTCTACCGCTCTACGGCTGGCTTTTGACGGCCGCCTAG
- a CDS encoding LacI family DNA-binding transcriptional regulator produces MSDTLPAKVKMTDIARLAEVSLATVSRALADSPLVPEPQKQRIIAIAEAHGYAVNQAARNLRMQTTRTIGLVLPLGHETGQQMTDPFLLELVGYLSEEVFRRGYDLLFSKNLSPQSGWLNSLVKSHRFDAMLVLGQSDQHDEINAISTHYNPMVVWGERLSDQGYCSVGVDNVHGGRLAAEHLLSKGRKQILFLGPAQVPEVAARLKGFGEGLALAGQKVTPSQIIETHFTPDSAYETVKGLVASRRRFDAIFAASDVIAVAAINALIDAGRRVPEDVAVCGFDDVAMSKTMSPALTTVKQDLRLGAQLMVDLLFRRLAGEKTSSAVLAAGLIERAST; encoded by the coding sequence ATGAGCGACACCCTCCCCGCCAAAGTCAAGATGACCGACATTGCGCGTCTGGCCGAAGTGTCTCTGGCCACCGTGTCACGAGCCCTGGCCGACAGTCCGCTGGTGCCGGAGCCGCAAAAGCAGCGCATCATCGCCATCGCCGAAGCGCATGGCTACGCCGTCAATCAGGCCGCGCGCAATCTGCGTATGCAGACAACGCGCACCATCGGTCTGGTCCTGCCGCTGGGCCACGAAACCGGTCAGCAGATGACCGACCCGTTCCTGCTCGAACTGGTCGGTTACCTGTCCGAAGAGGTGTTTCGTCGCGGCTATGACCTGCTGTTCTCCAAGAATCTCTCACCACAAAGCGGTTGGCTGAATTCTTTGGTGAAGTCGCACCGCTTCGATGCCATGCTGGTTCTGGGGCAAAGCGATCAGCACGACGAAATCAACGCCATCTCGACGCACTATAACCCGATGGTGGTGTGGGGCGAGCGCCTGTCGGATCAGGGCTACTGCTCGGTCGGTGTGGACAATGTTCACGGCGGACGGCTGGCGGCGGAGCATCTGCTGAGCAAGGGGCGCAAGCAAATCCTTTTCCTTGGGCCCGCTCAGGTGCCCGAAGTGGCGGCGCGTCTCAAAGGCTTTGGCGAGGGGCTGGCTCTGGCCGGGCAGAAAGTCACGCCCTCACAGATCATCGAGACGCACTTCACGCCGGATTCAGCCTATGAGACGGTGAAGGGGCTGGTCGCTTCGCGTCGGCGCTTCGATGCCATCTTTGCGGCGTCGGATGTCATCGCGGTGGCGGCGATCAACGCGCTGATTGATGCCGGACGGCGCGTGCCGGAAGACGTGGCCGTTTGCGGTTTCGACGACGTGGCCATGTCCAAAACCATGTCTCCGGCCCTGACCACCGTAAAGCAGGACCTGCGGTTGGGGGCGCAACTGATGGTCGATCTGCTGTTCCGGCGCCTGGCGGGGGAAAAGACCTCCTCCGCCGTTCTGGCCGCCGGGTTGATCGAGCGGGCCTCGACCTGA
- a CDS encoding MFS transporter has protein sequence MTTSAPHLARPANIALITGLTYLMFMMFAMTTDAVGVIIPEVIRDYGLSMTEAGAFHYATMGGIAIAGLGLGFLADRLGRKWTIILGLSLFALNSFLFAVGNDFLFFACLLFISGLAIGVFKTGALALIGDISTSTESHTRVMNMVEGFFGVGAIIGPLIVTQLLVSGASWKWLYVIAGTLCTLLIITAFVVRYPERQTAASETFSLKASLGLVRDPYALAFSALAMLYVGVETAIYVWMPTLLKGYQGPAVWLALYALSVFFVLRAAGRFLGVWMLARLKWTLVLLLCAGAILACFVAALIGGQAVAVYSLPLSGLFMSVMYPTINSKGISGFRKAQHGAAGGVILFFTCLSAVVAPLAMGAVSDVFGGPQYGFVLATGLSLILFVALVFNHRRDPAGERLKALNAEY, from the coding sequence ATGACGACATCTGCGCCTCATCTGGCCCGTCCGGCTAATATCGCCCTGATTACCGGGCTGACCTATCTGATGTTCATGATGTTCGCCATGACGACCGACGCGGTGGGGGTCATCATTCCCGAAGTCATCCGCGACTACGGCCTGAGCATGACCGAGGCGGGGGCGTTTCATTACGCCACCATGGGCGGCATCGCTATTGCCGGTCTGGGGTTGGGATTTCTGGCCGATCGTCTGGGGCGTAAATGGACGATCATTCTGGGGTTGAGCCTGTTTGCGCTGAATTCGTTCCTGTTTGCCGTCGGTAATGATTTTCTCTTTTTTGCCTGTCTGCTGTTCATTTCAGGTCTGGCCATCGGGGTGTTCAAAACCGGAGCCCTGGCCCTGATTGGCGACATCTCCACCTCCACCGAAAGCCATACGCGCGTCATGAATATGGTCGAGGGCTTTTTCGGCGTGGGCGCCATCATCGGCCCGCTGATCGTCACGCAGCTTCTGGTGTCGGGCGCGTCGTGGAAGTGGCTCTATGTGATTGCCGGGACGCTGTGTACACTGCTGATCATAACGGCCTTTGTGGTGCGCTATCCCGAGCGGCAGACGGCCGCGAGCGAGACTTTTAGCCTGAAAGCTTCGCTGGGTCTGGTGCGTGATCCCTATGCCCTGGCCTTTTCGGCGCTCGCCATGCTCTATGTCGGGGTGGAAACCGCTATCTATGTGTGGATGCCGACCCTGCTCAAAGGCTATCAGGGACCGGCCGTATGGTTGGCGCTGTATGCCCTCAGCGTCTTCTTTGTGCTGCGCGCCGCCGGGCGTTTTCTGGGGGTGTGGATGCTGGCGCGCCTGAAATGGACGCTGGTGCTGCTGCTGTGCGCCGGGGCCATTCTGGCCTGCTTCGTGGCGGCCCTGATCGGCGGGCAGGCGGTGGCGGTCTATAGCCTGCCCCTGTCAGGCCTGTTCATGTCGGTCATGTACCCGACGATCAATTCCAAGGGCATATCCGGCTTCCGCAAGGCGCAGCACGGCGCGGCCGGCGGCGTGATTCTGTTCTTCACCTGCCTCAGCGCCGTCGTCGCCCCTCTGGCCATGGGCGCGGTGTCGGATGTCTTTGGCGGGCCGCAGTACGGGTTTGTTCTGGCCACCGGTCTGTCCCTGATCCTGTTTGTGGCGCTGGTCTTCAACCACCGCCGAGACCCGGCCGGTGAGCGTCTGAAAGCGCTCAATGCCGAGTACTGA
- a CDS encoding TonB-dependent siderophore receptor — MSKSIWTTGGVSLVALMAVLGSPASAQDQAADTSADSGVTEVIVTGVARKANKLDTSISVSAIQVEEMQKFAPRSAAEVFRNIPGVRSESTGGEGNANIAVRGLPVAAGGAKFLQLQEDGLPILEFGDIAFGNADIFLRTDLTVGRVEAIRGGTASTLASNSPGGIINIISKTGAKEGGTLQLTQGIDFGQTRGDFEYGGALSDKIDFHIGGFYRSGEGPRKAGYTANQGGQIKANITRKFDNGFLRLGVKYLNDKSIGYLPMPMKVTGTNGDPKWSSAPGLDAKSDTIHSVYFMQDAGLNGSNNRSVTNVRDGMAPKSLVFNGEAQFDIGGGWTLSDKFRFAKTEANFIAPFPATVGTSAEIVSGINSALGTAGTRLVVANGPNAGSTYTGLAMIMHTFNTRLNSLDNSANDLKLQKTFDALGSKIDLTFGLYNSSQTINMDWVWNSYAMEVAGDNARLLNLYAGNTNLSQNGLFAYGVPVWGNCCTRHYDVQYDIVAPYVIASGEWGKLTLEASVRQDEGKARGTYAASTQMANFDVNGDGVISNPEKSVSFVNYAAAKPVNYNWSYTSYSLGANYRATDHLSYFARYSKGARANADRLLFGKVRDDGSVSREDAIDFVKQTEAGVKYRSGPLSVFVTAFAAETEEQNFEATSQRFFDRVYEAKGIEFEGAYRIGNLSLNGGATYTKAEITKDALSPTAVGKRPRRQAEWVFQFTPTYKMDKLEFGANFVGTTDAYAQDDNQLVMPGYVQTNLFADYSLTDDLTVSLNVNNAFDVLGITEVEEGAITNNATNYVRARAINGRTSTISLKYRF, encoded by the coding sequence ATGTCTAAGTCGATATGGACGACCGGCGGGGTTTCGTTGGTGGCGCTCATGGCGGTTCTGGGTTCACCCGCTTCGGCGCAGGATCAGGCCGCTGATACCAGCGCCGATTCGGGGGTGACCGAAGTGATCGTCACCGGTGTGGCGCGCAAGGCCAACAAGCTCGACACCTCGATCTCGGTCAGCGCCATTCAGGTCGAGGAAATGCAGAAGTTCGCGCCGCGTTCGGCCGCCGAAGTCTTCCGCAACATCCCCGGTGTGCGCTCCGAATCGACCGGCGGCGAAGGCAATGCCAATATCGCCGTGCGCGGCCTGCCGGTCGCGGCCGGCGGGGCCAAGTTCCTTCAGCTTCAGGAAGACGGCCTGCCCATTCTGGAGTTCGGCGACATCGCCTTTGGTAATGCCGACATCTTCCTGCGTACCGATCTGACGGTCGGTCGCGTCGAAGCCATCCGCGGCGGCACGGCCTCGACTCTGGCCTCCAATTCACCGGGCGGTATCATCAATATCATTTCGAAGACCGGTGCGAAGGAAGGCGGTACGCTGCAACTGACGCAGGGTATCGACTTCGGTCAGACGCGCGGTGATTTTGAATATGGCGGCGCGCTGTCGGATAAGATCGACTTTCATATCGGAGGTTTCTACCGCTCTGGCGAAGGGCCGCGCAAGGCCGGTTACACCGCCAATCAGGGCGGGCAGATCAAGGCCAATATTACGCGCAAGTTCGATAACGGCTTCCTGCGTCTGGGCGTCAAATATCTGAATGACAAGTCGATCGGTTACCTGCCCATGCCGATGAAGGTGACGGGCACCAATGGCGACCCGAAATGGTCGTCGGCACCGGGGCTAGATGCCAAGTCCGACACCATCCACTCGGTCTATTTCATGCAGGACGCCGGTTTGAACGGCAGCAACAATCGCTCGGTGACCAATGTGCGCGACGGCATGGCCCCGAAAAGCCTTGTCTTCAACGGTGAAGCGCAGTTTGACATCGGCGGCGGCTGGACGCTGAGCGACAAGTTTCGCTTCGCCAAGACCGAGGCCAACTTTATCGCGCCCTTCCCGGCGACGGTGGGTACTTCGGCGGAGATTGTGTCGGGTATAAATTCAGCCCTCGGCACAGCGGGGACGCGCCTTGTGGTGGCCAATGGGCCAAATGCCGGTTCGACCTATACGGGTCTGGCCATGATCATGCACACCTTCAATACGCGCCTGAACAGCCTCGACAATTCGGCCAACGACCTCAAGCTGCAAAAGACGTTTGACGCCCTGGGCTCGAAGATCGACCTGACCTTTGGTCTCTATAATTCGTCGCAGACGATCAATATGGACTGGGTGTGGAACAGCTACGCCATGGAAGTGGCCGGTGACAATGCGCGCCTGCTCAACCTCTATGCCGGCAACACCAACCTGTCGCAAAACGGCTTGTTTGCTTACGGCGTGCCGGTGTGGGGCAATTGCTGCACCCGTCATTATGATGTGCAGTACGACATCGTGGCCCCCTATGTTATCGCCAGCGGCGAATGGGGCAAGCTAACGCTCGAAGCCTCGGTGCGTCAGGATGAAGGCAAGGCCCGCGGCACCTATGCGGCCTCGACCCAGATGGCCAATTTCGACGTCAATGGTGACGGCGTCATCTCGAATCCGGAAAAGAGCGTCTCGTTCGTCAACTACGCGGCGGCCAAGCCGGTCAATTATAACTGGAGCTACACCTCCTACTCGCTGGGGGCCAACTACCGCGCCACGGACCACCTGTCCTACTTCGCCCGCTATTCGAAGGGCGCGCGCGCCAATGCCGACCGCCTGCTGTTCGGTAAGGTGCGTGACGACGGTTCGGTCTCGCGGGAAGACGCCATCGACTTCGTCAAGCAGACCGAAGCCGGCGTGAAGTACCGCAGCGGCCCGCTTAGTGTCTTTGTGACGGCCTTTGCTGCCGAAACCGAGGAGCAGAATTTCGAAGCCACCTCGCAGAGGTTCTTTGACCGCGTGTACGAGGCCAAGGGCATCGAGTTTGAAGGCGCCTATCGCATCGGCAATCTCAGCCTCAACGGTGGGGCCACCTACACCAAGGCCGAGATCACCAAGGACGCCCTGAGCCCGACTGCGGTCGGCAAGCGTCCGCGCCGTCAGGCCGAATGGGTGTTCCAGTTCACGCCGACCTACAAGATGGACAAGCTGGAGTTCGGCGCAAACTTTGTCGGCACCACCGACGCTTACGCGCAGGACGACAACCAACTGGTCATGCCAGGCTACGTGCAGACCAACCTGTTTGCCGATTACAGCCTGACGGACGACTTGACCGTCTCGCTGAACGTCAACAATGCCTTTGACGTCCTGGGGATCACCGAGGTTGAAGAAGGCGCGATCACCAACAATGCGACCAACTATGTGCGCGCCCGCGCCATCAATGGCCGCACCTCGACGATCAGCCTGAAGTATCGGTTCTAA
- a CDS encoding alpha-amylase family glycosyl hydrolase, with the protein MPDTIHASADLSCDPLWCQAEACLRTLYGGDPRFEHSLSDLKARVADARSARPAALRHLDIVRADTPNWFLKPGRPAYCTYIDRFAGTLEGTTQHLDYLEGLKVGIFHPLPLLKPREGNSDGGFAVADYREVDPRLGTMEDLRALAAHLRARDMSLVLDMVCNHTAREHPWAQKMLAGEPAFADFYIVLDSANEVAEWEAALQDVFPDTAPGSFTYDAEAGGYVWTTFYPFQWDLNYANPRVFVEMADSLFFLANAGVEGFRLDSTAYLWKRKGTISRNLPETHLILQALRALLTLVAPSTFLLAEAIESQASVLPFFGTPQARECDLAYNNGVMTALWGALADQKADVLKTTIERAGEKPGHGHWLNYVRCHDDIIWLALSDTAAPERLKHWSDFFAGKSSYAKGEAFQAPEGFPASGCGMAASLCGGKDDPQMPARLKLLYGVTYALEGVPLLYMGDEIALENFDAYRDDPELKDEVRWLHRPVMDWDRAERRHAPGSVEHDMYAFHRQLADTLSGLDFTPGQTVRTEAEERLVIIERPLAAGRFVCVANLSGEPVIHAVAGRVLIGSDNDTLPAYGLRWFIEEA; encoded by the coding sequence ATGCCTGATACGATTCATGCCTCTGCTGATCTGTCCTGCGACCCGCTGTGGTGTCAGGCGGAAGCCTGCCTGCGCACGCTTTATGGTGGCGATCCCCGCTTTGAACACAGCCTCAGCGACCTGAAAGCCCGCGTGGCTGATGCGCGCAGCGCGCGTCCCGCCGCCCTGCGTCACCTCGATATCGTCCGCGCCGATACGCCCAACTGGTTCCTCAAACCCGGCCGCCCCGCCTATTGCACCTATATCGACCGTTTCGCAGGCACGCTTGAAGGCACGACGCAGCATCTCGACTATCTCGAAGGCCTTAAGGTCGGCATCTTCCACCCCCTGCCCCTGCTGAAACCGCGCGAAGGCAATTCGGATGGCGGCTTTGCCGTAGCCGATTACCGCGAGGTCGATCCGCGTCTGGGGACCATGGAAGATTTGCGAGCGCTGGCGGCTCATCTGCGGGCACGCGATATGTCGCTGGTGCTTGACATGGTGTGTAATCACACGGCGCGCGAACACCCCTGGGCGCAGAAGATGCTGGCCGGTGAACCGGCCTTTGCCGACTTCTATATCGTGCTCGATTCGGCGAATGAGGTCGCCGAATGGGAAGCAGCACTTCAGGACGTCTTCCCGGATACAGCGCCGGGCAGCTTCACCTATGACGCCGAAGCCGGTGGCTATGTGTGGACGACCTTCTATCCGTTTCAGTGGGACCTGAATTACGCCAATCCGCGCGTCTTTGTCGAAATGGCCGACAGCCTGTTCTTTCTGGCCAATGCCGGGGTGGAGGGTTTCCGCCTCGATTCAACGGCCTACCTGTGGAAGCGCAAGGGCACGATCAGCCGCAACCTGCCGGAAACACACCTGATCCTTCAGGCCCTGCGCGCCCTGCTGACACTGGTCGCGCCTTCGACCTTCCTGCTGGCCGAAGCCATCGAATCGCAGGCCTCGGTCCTGCCCTTTTTCGGCACGCCGCAGGCGCGCGAATGCGATCTGGCCTATAATAACGGCGTCATGACCGCCCTGTGGGGCGCTCTGGCCGATCAGAAGGCCGATGTGCTCAAAACCACGATAGAGCGCGCCGGAGAAAAGCCGGGGCATGGCCACTGGCTTAACTATGTGCGCTGCCATGACGACATCATCTGGCTGGCCCTGTCCGATACGGCCGCGCCGGAACGCCTCAAACACTGGTCCGATTTCTTTGCCGGCAAGAGCTCCTATGCGAAGGGCGAGGCGTTTCAGGCCCCGGAAGGCTTCCCGGCCTCCGGTTGCGGCATGGCAGCCAGCCTGTGCGGCGGCAAAGACGACCCGCAGATGCCCGCGCGCCTCAAGCTGCTTTATGGTGTCACCTACGCACTCGAAGGCGTGCCGCTGCTGTATATGGGCGATGAAATCGCGCTGGAAAATTTCGACGCCTATCGCGACGATCCGGAGCTTAAGGACGAGGTGCGCTGGCTGCACCGTCCGGTGATGGACTGGGACAGGGCCGAGCGCCGCCACGCCCCCGGCTCTGTAGAACACGACATGTACGCCTTCCATCGACAACTGGCCGACACCCTGTCGGGGCTCGATTTCACGCCGGGACAGACCGTGCGCACTGAGGCCGAGGAGCGTCTTGTGATTATCGAACGCCCGCTCGCGGCGGGCCGTTTTGTCTGCGTCGCCAATCTCAGCGGCGAACCCGTCATCCATGCGGTCGCGGGCCGCGTACTGATAGGCTCAGACAATGACACCCTGCCCGCCTATGGGCTGCGCTGGTTTATCGAAGAGGCCTGA
- a CDS encoding ROK family protein — MPYFAALEVGGTKVNVAAGSGPDDLQTLRIPTRAPQETWPEVLRALDTLSQGRAFDAIGIASFGPIDVNPQSPTYGRFRKTPKPGWSGFDLLSPLTETYPEVPIGLDTDVNGAALGEKRWGGAKDLDTFVYVTVGTGLGVGLVVADQPVHGLLHPEAGHIRVRRHPDDTYAGHCPFHGDCCEGLSCGPAIEARTGQKAETLPPDHAVWGMVGDYLGQLFCNLALITSAQRILVGGGVGLNEPVLKASRQTCHRLLNGYLEALDFADSMDSYIQAAYLGDRAGMLGAIELARRALV; from the coding sequence ATGCCCTATTTCGCAGCCCTTGAGGTCGGCGGCACCAAGGTCAATGTCGCTGCCGGTTCCGGCCCGGACGACCTTCAGACCCTGCGCATCCCTACGCGCGCCCCGCAAGAGACGTGGCCGGAGGTGCTCCGGGCACTGGACACCCTGTCGCAAGGGCGCGCCTTCGACGCCATCGGCATAGCCAGCTTTGGCCCCATCGACGTCAACCCCCAGAGCCCCACCTATGGCCGCTTTCGCAAGACGCCCAAGCCGGGCTGGAGCGGTTTTGACCTGCTGAGCCCGTTGACCGAGACCTATCCCGAAGTGCCGATTGGCCTCGATACCGACGTTAACGGCGCGGCCCTCGGTGAAAAACGCTGGGGCGGGGCCAAAGACCTCGACACCTTTGTCTATGTGACGGTCGGCACGGGTCTGGGCGTCGGGCTGGTCGTCGCCGATCAGCCGGTGCACGGCCTGTTGCACCCCGAAGCCGGGCATATCCGCGTGCGTCGCCACCCGGACGACACCTATGCCGGCCATTGCCCCTTCCACGGCGACTGCTGCGAAGGCTTGAGCTGCGGCCCGGCCATCGAAGCGCGCACCGGGCAGAAGGCCGAGACCCTGCCACCCGACCACGCCGTGTGGGGCATGGTGGGCGACTATCTGGGGCAGTTGTTCTGCAATCTGGCCCTGATCACGTCGGCTCAGCGGATTCTGGTGGGCGGCGGTGTGGGGTTGAACGAACCGGTCCTTAAGGCCTCGCGTCAGACCTGCCACCGGCTGCTCAATGGCTATCTGGAGGCGCTGGACTTTGCCGACAGTATGGACAGCTATATTCAGGCGGCGTATCTGGGCGACCGCGCGGGGATGCTGGGGGCTATCGAACTGGCCCGCCGGGCTCTGGTTTAG